One window of Toxotes jaculatrix isolate fToxJac2 chromosome 19, fToxJac2.pri, whole genome shotgun sequence genomic DNA carries:
- the batf gene encoding basic leucine zipper transcriptional factor ATF-like: MAQGSDSNDTSYKSPSPGSRPSSSDDAKKVMRREKNRIAAQKSRMRQTQKADSLHLESENLEKENAALRKEVKQLTEEAKYLSSVLSSHEPLCTGLAPQTPDLLYPPHHSSYHQHITVPHYQH; this comes from the exons ATGGCTCAGGGCTCTGACAGCAATGACACAAGTTACAAGTCCCCGTCACCTGGAAGCAGGCCG agCTCCTCAGATGATGCGAAGAAGGTGATGCGGAGGGAGAAGAACAGGATTGCTGCTCAGAAGAGCAGGATGAGGCAAACTCAGAAAGCTGACAGCCTACACTTG GAGAGTGAGAACCTGGAGAAGGAGAACGCTGCCTTGAGGAAGGAGGTGAAACAGCTGACAGAGGAGGCCAAGTACCTGTCGTCCGTGCTGAGCAGCCACGAACCACTGTGCACCGGCCTGGCTCCTCAGACCCCCGACCTCCTCTACCCTCCTCATCACAGCAGCTACCACCAGCACATCACTGTACCACACTACCAGCACTGA